A single region of the Nocardioides aurantiacus genome encodes:
- a CDS encoding MraY family glycosyltransferase: MREYLVVFLVAGVVSYLLCVFAREAAIRSGAVARVRDRDVHATPIPYFGGVAMLGGLGAGLLMAHRLPFLSTSQPFVFHDSGYVLLAGAMICAVGVLDDLIELDALTKLGGQVVAAGFLVLNDVKLWSLQLPGVGQLVLDPTQAGLLTVLLVVGTMNAVNFVDGLDGLAGGVVLIGAVAFFLFSYQLSATNGETLAITAALLCAALGGACAGFLPHNFFPARIFMGDSGSMLLGLVLSGSSLTLTGQFATVSVERDGGTTSSILVMLLPILLPIIILIVPMVDLVLAVVRRTRRGQAFYQPDKEHLHHRLLEIGHSQRRAVLIMWLWAGLVAFGGVLVGLYSGPLTWVLLGVGTLLTATLTFVLPRLQRPAVVGG, encoded by the coding sequence GTGCGTGAGTACCTCGTGGTCTTCCTCGTGGCCGGGGTCGTGAGCTACCTGCTCTGCGTCTTCGCCCGCGAGGCGGCCATCAGGTCGGGCGCGGTGGCCCGGGTGCGTGACCGCGACGTCCACGCCACCCCGATCCCCTACTTCGGCGGCGTCGCCATGCTGGGCGGCCTCGGGGCGGGCCTGCTCATGGCCCACCGGCTGCCGTTCCTGTCCACCTCGCAGCCCTTCGTGTTCCACGACTCGGGCTACGTGCTGCTGGCCGGGGCGATGATCTGCGCGGTCGGGGTGCTCGACGACCTCATCGAGCTCGACGCCCTGACCAAGCTCGGCGGCCAGGTCGTGGCCGCCGGCTTCCTCGTCCTCAACGACGTCAAGCTCTGGTCGCTGCAGCTCCCCGGGGTGGGGCAGCTGGTGCTCGACCCGACCCAGGCCGGCCTGCTGACCGTGCTCCTGGTCGTCGGCACGATGAACGCCGTCAACTTCGTCGACGGCCTCGACGGCCTGGCCGGGGGAGTGGTGCTGATCGGGGCGGTGGCCTTCTTCCTGTTCTCCTACCAGCTCTCGGCCACCAACGGCGAGACCCTGGCCATCACCGCGGCGCTGCTCTGCGCGGCCCTGGGCGGGGCGTGCGCGGGCTTCCTGCCCCACAACTTCTTCCCCGCGCGCATCTTCATGGGCGACTCCGGGTCGATGCTGCTCGGCCTGGTGCTCTCCGGGTCCTCGCTCACGCTGACCGGCCAGTTCGCCACGGTCTCGGTCGAGCGCGACGGCGGGACGACCTCCTCGATCCTGGTCATGCTGCTGCCGATCCTGCTGCCGATCATCATCCTGATCGTGCCGATGGTCGACCTCGTCCTGGCCGTCGTGCGCCGCACCCGGCGCGGCCAGGCGTTCTACCAGCCCGACAAGGAGCACCTGCACCACCGGCTCCTCGAGATCGGCCACAGCCAGCGCCGGGCCGTGCTGATCATGTGGCTCTGGGCCGGGCTGGTCGCCTTCGGCGGTGTCCTCGTGGGGCTCTACTCCGGTCCGCTCACCTGGGTGCTGCTCGGCGTCGGGACGCTGCTGACCGCGACGCTGACCTTCGTGCTGCCACGCCTCCAGCGACCGGCCGTGGTGGGCGGCTGA
- a CDS encoding L-threonylcarbamoyladenylate synthase: MSAVTQRYDLSDDEAREEGLAAATGAVRRGQLVVLPTDTVYGLGVDAFDPDGVQRLLDAKGRGRDMPPPVLISTATTLDALATDVPGWARGLMERYWPGPLTLVCRQQSSLRWDLGETRGTVAVRMPDDRGALDLLGRTGPLAVSSANLSGQPAATTADEAVTMLGEEVEVVLDGGPSRSSLASTIVDCTGTVPRVLREGAIAREELDEALRELGSGLEDPDHDGPEPREDEGAGSGA; the protein is encoded by the coding sequence ATGAGCGCCGTGACCCAGCGCTACGACCTCTCCGACGACGAGGCCCGCGAGGAGGGCCTCGCCGCCGCCACCGGTGCCGTACGCCGCGGCCAGCTGGTCGTGCTGCCCACCGACACCGTCTACGGCCTCGGCGTCGACGCCTTCGACCCCGACGGCGTGCAGCGCCTGCTCGACGCCAAGGGCCGCGGTCGCGACATGCCGCCGCCCGTGCTGATCTCGACCGCCACCACCCTGGACGCGCTGGCCACCGACGTGCCCGGCTGGGCCCGCGGCCTGATGGAGCGCTACTGGCCCGGGCCGCTGACGCTCGTGTGCCGCCAGCAGTCCTCGCTGCGCTGGGACCTCGGCGAGACCCGCGGCACGGTCGCCGTCCGGATGCCCGACGACCGCGGCGCGCTCGACCTGCTGGGCCGCACCGGCCCGCTCGCGGTGTCCTCGGCGAACCTGTCCGGGCAGCCGGCCGCCACCACCGCCGACGAGGCGGTGACGATGCTGGGGGAGGAGGTAGAGGTGGTCCTCGACGGCGGCCCGAGCCGGAGCTCGCTGGCCTCGACCATCGTGGACTGCACCGGCACCGTCCCGCGCGTGCTGCGGGAGGGCGCGATCGCGCGCGAGGAGCTCGACGAGGCGCTGCGCGAGCTCGGCAGCGGCCTGGAGGACCCGGACCACGACGGCCCGGAGCCGCGCGAGGACGAGGGGGCCGGCTCGGGTGCGTGA